From Atribacteraceae bacterium:
AGGCTGATGCTTTCCCTCTCGAGAATCTCCGCCGCTTGCAGGGCGCGGTACATCATCAAGAGGTTGGCAACGACGGTGATCTCTTGTCCCGTCCGACGCAGAGCCGCTTTTCCAAAGGGGATCAGGTACTCTTCCTCGGGGACTTCCCCTACCGGGCTAAGAGCCGATTTTTCCGCACGACTCCCCTTGGCTCCATAAAGAAGCTTATGCTCGAAAACCAGCACCGGGTTATCGTCACGAACGGCGGTTTTTAAAAGGCCCTTCGCGTCATAGGCGGTCGCTGGACAAACCACCTTGAGGCCCGGCACATGGGTAAAGAACCCCTCGGGACTCTGGGCGTGCTGTGCCCCCCGCGTCGTGGCCCCCACCGGCGCGCGCACGACCATGGGTACTGAAACCATCCCTCCGGACATATAAGTCATCTTCGCCGCCTGGTTGACCAGTTGATCCATCATACAGAACAGAAAATCGGCGTATTGTACATCGGCGATCGGACGCATACCGGTCAGCGCCGCTCCGACCGCGGCTCCGGCAATCAGGATCTCGGAAATCGGCGTGTCCAGAACCCGTTCCCGGCCGAATTCTTCCGCCAAACCCAGCGTGACGGTAAAAGCTCCGCCAAACCCCCCCGGGATGCCGATATCCTCTCCGAGGCAGAACACCCGCTCGTCCCGGATCATTTCTTCCCGAATCGCCTGGCGCAAAGCTTCAGCGACACTCATCACTGCCACGTCCGGTTCACCCCCTCGAAATAGACGTCCTTAAGAGCATCTTCGGGGCGAGGGTCCCTGGCGTTCCGGGCCTCAGTCAAGGCCCGCTCGATCCTTTCGATTACCATCCCTTCAATTGTCTCAAGATGCCGCTCGTCCGCTTCCCCATTGGCGAGCAGATGTTCACGCAGGCGAATAATCGGATCCCGGCTCTTCCAATATCCTTCTTCTTCCCGGCTCCGGTAACCACAGGCATCACTTCTGGAATGACCGACCATCCGATAGGTCTCGAGCTCCAAAAGTGTCGGCCCCCCACCCTGCCGGGCCCGGGCAATGGCTCTTTGAGCCGCTTCGTTGACCGCCAGGACATCATTTCCATCCACCACTTCCCCCGGCATACCATAAGCACAGGCCCGGTCGGCTACATGGGCGACCTTGAGCATATCCCGGATGGGCGTCGAGGCGGCATACAGGTTGTTTTCACAGGCAAAAATCACCGGGAGGTCCCAGATCGCCGCTCCGTTCAACGCCTCGTGAAAAGCTCCCTCGTTGGCCGCCCCCTCACCGAAGAAACAGACCACCACGTTATTGGTCCGGCGCATCTTGCAGGACAAACCGATACCCACTGCGATCGGTAAGCCCCCGCCCACGATGGCGATCGCCGGAACGGCACCCACCGCCATATCCCCCAGGTGCATGGAGCCCCCTTTACCCCGACAGCACCCACTGGCTTTAGCGAACATCTCCGCCAAGCAGGATTCAACCGACACCCCTTTAGCCAACGCATGGCCGGCCGGCCGGTGAGTCGAAGTCATGTAATCGGTGGTTCTCAGATCGAAGAGCATCCCCACCGCACAGGCTTCCTGTCCCTGGTATTGGTGAATGGTCCCGGGCATGATTCCTTCCAAAAACAGGTAATAGATCGTTTCCTCGTATTGGCGAATAAGGGCCATCATCTCGTACATCCGGAGATGACGCACCGCCTCATCGGTCTTCATGACTTTTTCCATCCTTCACCTATTTAAATCCAAGTTTGACCTGCAATTACACAAAAATCCGTTAGTCAGGGCATTTTTAATAAAAAGTCCTACGCTGCATCAGGCGCCTTCCCATTTTTAACAATCCTTTTTTGTTTTGCTTTTCGTAATCTCGACCAGGCGCCTTCCCGCCAACGACTCGCTTGTTATGAAGATATTATATACAATTATAGCCATTGACTCAACTTTCGCACATCACAATCATGAGCTTCTCCCTCAACCACGGGGGAACATGGTTCCGGAATGCGGATATTGACTGTCTCAGATGAGTCGCCGGAATGTGAAAAACCAAGACTCCCTCACCCCCTTTCCCGGCGCGGGACAGGGGAAACCGGAAGATGAGGAGCTCCCCCGGCTCCCCACAGAGAACCGGGACCGGCGGGGAAAGAACGGGAGATCTTAAAAAAAGCGCTGGCCGTCTTCTCACGGACAAAAAGATGAGTGAGTTTGAACAGGTGCACCGGAATGTCTCTTAATATGCTGTCTGTTATTTCGGGGGAAGGTCAGGAAGAGGGTTATCTGCCGGTGTTCTATCCGGGGTAGATCCATGTATGGTAGCAAACCCCCCTGCTTCACTACTATCTTCTTTGTTCAGCGGGAGATTGGGGAATGTCCAATGCAAGGTCAAGCGGCTCACTCAATTGAATTTTGATTATCTCTGTATTATCGGGATAGGCTGGATTTCGCCCTGTACTGAACGGGAAATTATTATCATTGGTAATCACGAGTGTATCTTCACCAAGCATTGTCACAGCTTCTACTGTTACAAATGGGAAGCTAAACGGATTTCCAAGTCCAATGTCCTCTGGTCGGCCAGGAAGAGAGATTAAATCCGGATCGGCTATATCCATAAGGTCGGCAATTTTACGTTTCGTGACATATCCTTCGGCATCTATCTCCCTCATGTCCATTACAAATAATTGTTTATGCCCTGCCGTTATGCCTTGTTCTCCATCTCGTTCAATTACAATAAATTCATTTTCATTGACAGCAATCATATCACCGGTCATAAGACCTTCATCCATGCGATAGAAGAACCTCTTATCGGTGAATTCGTTGGTTTCCAGGATAAACTCAAAGATAACTCGCCTATTCCCGGGGTCTGCTATCAATGCTCTTTCAAGCATGGGATAAAGTCTTGTTCCATCTGCACTAAGCGCCATTCCTTCGAATCCACTGCTTCGTGGCAAGGTATACGCCTCACCGTCTTCAAGGAATGGATTCTCCGGTGCCATGACACCGGATATCATGATCGGCGGCTGAAGAACAACCCCCTCTGTATCCGTTTGGAATATAAACGGTCCAAATTCGTCTCCGAACCACCAGGTTCCATCAGGTGCTACCTGGAGTGATTCTTATAAAAATCATCCCCGCCGTCCTCGTTCAGGCACTTAGTGCCCGCCATGGTCAAGACGTCTTTTCAATAAATCAAGCTATAGGGGCGCTTTTTCTAAGAACGGTCCAGCGGAAAAGCTGAATCTGTTCTCGTTTTTTCCAACCGACGGCCCGCGGCCATTTCTGCCCATCAGTTGCTTTGTTTCTCAGATAAGAGGCTTAGCTTCCTATTCCGGAGTGGTGATTTTTTCCGAGGATTTTTGGAAAAGTCTCTTGACATATTCTGGTATTATGGTACCATAATGCCAGAATAAAAGGCAGGTACCCTATGTCCGGATTGTTCCAACTCAATGAAGCCACCTCCATAGCCTTCCACGGTATGGCTCTTTTAACCGCGGCCGACACTCCTCTCAGTAGCGGGCACCTCGCCCGGGAAACGGGATCGTCGGAAGCACACCTGGCCAAGGTCATGCGCCGGTTGGCGCAGGCCGGCCTGGTGACCGCGACCCGGGGGCCGGGGGGGGGATTCACTCTTGCTAAGGCAGCCGTGAACATAGTTCTTCTGGATATTTACCAGGCCATCGAAGGACCGTTCACCACAAACGAGTGTATCCTCAACCGGAAAAACTGTCCCTTCCAATGCTGCTTGTTCGGTGGTTTCCTGGAGAATATCACCGGGGAATTCAAAGATTTTCTCACCCGGCGTATCCTCGCCGACTTGGTCTCTTTTTCACCGATAAAACCGCTGGTCAGAAAGTAGACACTAAAACAACAGGGAGGCGATCAAGATGACGGAAAGAAAGACGAAGCGATCCATTATCACCATCGACGAAGAGAAATGCAACGGCTGCGGGCTCTGCGCGACGGCCTGTGCCGAGGGAGCCATCGAGATCCGCCAGGGCAAGGCCCGCCTGGTCAGTGACAGTTATTGTGACGGGTTAGGAGCCTGTCTTGACGAATGCCCACAGAACGCAATCCGGATCGTGGAACGGGAGGCGGAATCCTTCGATGCCGCCGCGGTGGAGAAACACCTGTCCCGGAAACCAACCGCTGGTCCCCCGCTCTGTCCGGGGTCGCTGGCCCGTACGCTTTTTCGGGAGGACTGGTCAACCGTTCCCCACACCCCGGAAGAAGGCCGCCAGCCATCGCTTCTGGGGAACTGGCCGGTTCAGATAACCCTGGTTTCTCCACAAGCTCCGTACCTGAAAGGCGCTCCCCTGGTGATCGCCGCCGACTGTACGGCCTTTGCCTACCGGGATTTCCACAGGTCATTTCTCCCGGGCAAAATCCTCTTGATTGGCTGTCCGAAATTGGACGATGGGACTTATTACCTGGATAAACTTACCGAAATGTTCACCGTCAACCAGCCCGTTTCCGGCGAGGTGGTATACATGGAAGTGCCCTGCTGCGGAGGTCTGGTCAAGCTGGTGGAAGAGGCCCGCCGCCGGAGCGGGATCACATTTCCCCTCACGCTGACCAAAATCGGGATCAATGGCGGGATCATCAAAAGAGAAGTGATTCAAAGCGCAGAGTCCAGGGTTCAGGGTTCAAAACCTCAACCGCAGGAAGCCCTGAAATGATGAAAATCCGGGGAGAAGGCACTGGCCCTTCTACCCTTTCACCCATAAATCATATAACAGGGAGGCGATATTCAAATGTTCTGTTACCAGTGTGAACAAACCGCAAAAGGGTCAGGTTGCACCACTTTTGGGGTGTGCGGAAAAACCCCAGAAACAGCGGCGCTACAGGATCTCCTCGTTCATGCCACAGAAGGAATAGCCACGTATGCCCACCGCGCCGGTGCACTGGGTGTCCGGGACCGGGAAATCGACCACTTCGTCCTGGAGGCTCTCTTCACCACCGTCACCAATGTGAATTTCGACCCGGAACGGCTCCGGGGAATTCTCTTAAGGGCCGCCCAGCTTAAAAGCAAGGCCCGCACGTTGTATGAGGAGGCCGCCCGGACATCCGGAAAGCCGGTGGAAACCCTCACCGGACCAGCTCAGTGGACGCCGGCCGACACCTTAGAGGGGTTGATCCGCCAAGGCGAGGAGGTCACTCTACAAAAACACATCAAACGGATGGGCGACACCCCCGCTGGCCTCCTTCACCTGATCCTCTACGGCCTCAAGGGGGTTGCGGCCTACGCCGACCATGCCATGATCCTGGGAATAGAGGACAACGACGTCTATGCCTTCTTCCACGAAACCCTCGATTTTCTGACCCGCAGCGATCTCACGGTCGATAACCTCTTGAGTCGGGCCCTGAAGGTGGGAGAAGTGAACCTCCGGGT
This genomic window contains:
- a CDS encoding 4Fe-4S binding protein; the protein is MTERKTKRSIITIDEEKCNGCGLCATACAEGAIEIRQGKARLVSDSYCDGLGACLDECPQNAIRIVEREAESFDAAAVEKHLSRKPTAGPPLCPGSLARTLFREDWSTVPHTPEEGRQPSLLGNWPVQITLVSPQAPYLKGAPLVIAADCTAFAYRDFHRSFLPGKILLIGCPKLDDGTYYLDKLTEMFTVNQPVSGEVVYMEVPCCGGLVKLVEEARRRSGITFPLTLTKIGINGGIIKREVIQSAESRVQGSKPQPQEALK
- a CDS encoding Rrf2 family transcriptional regulator; translated protein: MSGLFQLNEATSIAFHGMALLTAADTPLSSGHLARETGSSEAHLAKVMRRLAQAGLVTATRGPGGGFTLAKAAVNIVLLDIYQAIEGPFTTNECILNRKNCPFQCCLFGGFLENITGEFKDFLTRRILADLVSFSPIKPLVRK
- a CDS encoding alpha-ketoacid dehydrogenase subunit beta; the protein is MSVAEALRQAIREEMIRDERVFCLGEDIGIPGGFGGAFTVTLGLAEEFGRERVLDTPISEILIAGAAVGAALTGMRPIADVQYADFLFCMMDQLVNQAAKMTYMSGGMVSVPMVVRAPVGATTRGAQHAQSPEGFFTHVPGLKVVCPATAYDAKGLLKTAVRDDNPVLVFEHKLLYGAKGSRAEKSALSPVGEVPEEEYLIPFGKAALRRTGQEITVVANLLMMYRALQAAEILERESISLEVIDPRSLVPFDYAAVIHSLEKTSRLMIVEEDTRRNGWGAEVAATIADEALYLLDAPIRRVAAFDVPVPFAPVMENFVIPSVERICQEARKLMEA
- a CDS encoding thiamine pyrophosphate-dependent dehydrogenase E1 component subunit alpha, which gives rise to MKTDEAVRHLRMYEMMALIRQYEETIYYLFLEGIMPGTIHQYQGQEACAVGMLFDLRTTDYMTSTHRPAGHALAKGVSVESCLAEMFAKASGCCRGKGGSMHLGDMAVGAVPAIAIVGGGLPIAVGIGLSCKMRRTNNVVVCFFGEGAANEGAFHEALNGAAIWDLPVIFACENNLYAASTPIRDMLKVAHVADRACAYGMPGEVVDGNDVLAVNEAAQRAIARARQGGGPTLLELETYRMVGHSRSDACGYRSREEEGYWKSRDPIIRLREHLLANGEADERHLETIEGMVIERIERALTEARNARDPRPEDALKDVYFEGVNRTWQ